The DNA sequence atttgtctaatctattttattgaaattttaacataaatcccatcaaaaaatagtttatttagaagtttatatATCTCATTAATTTAGGTAAAATTTCTAAcaatagaaattatttacatattttaattcaaaaaataaaaataaattgaccaTGGgctttactattataaaatccATCATTGATCCTTTCTCATGTTTAgtacaaaattaaaacaattaatcatGAAGAGAACAACTTATATTTCATAGGAATGGggaagatgaaaatgaaaaactacTCGGACtctatttgaaaatgtttttaaaaatggttcttcaaaaacattttttaaaaacaatttataatttttttggaatgaatgtttattttctaaaacaatgtCCAATTAtactataaagaaaaaaagtctcACTAAAATTAAGATTGTAATTTGGACATGTTGATTGGGTTAATGATTAACCCATTATCAacacaaattaaaaaacaataaactttCCGAACCCAATCCAACCTGACATCTAATTTGAGATACTCAACTCAACCTCATTTCTTAAGTTCGAGTTGAGTTCAGGTTAGTTAGATTAGACTCACATTGGTTGGATTAATCAAgttgcataattcaaaatttattgataatgttttttaaaaaacttttttttctatatatttatatcaaaatttaaatagtaaataagacaaatttcaagttaacaaaaaaaaaagtaaaaataaatttatatatctttctaaaataataataattatatgatataatgtaatttgattttttttcttaaaaaattaaaaagaaaataaatattgttatatagaataatatgtattataaatattataaaaattttaaatcggGTTCGAGTTAAACTTGGATTCCCTGAACCTTAGCTTGAACATAACCTAAATTGagtttgagttgaaaaaaatataacatatgaTTAACCTAAATGTCTAAAATGAGTGTTCAATCCCCCCAAATGTTGAGTTGAATTTGGGTTAGATTAGCTCAATCTCTTCAAGTTGTATCACTAAGTAAAatcattatttgtttaatagtTTATTCCTTTTCGTCTCCCCCCTCTATAAAATAGTTTATATTTAGAATTCAATGTGGACGCCTTTTTAAAAAGTAGGACAACAAATGGTTGATTTAATATTGGGTTAGGTAAGGTTGCctcttttaagttattaaaaaaactaagaaatattATTACAGTTTATCATTATCacataatttgatattttcaatattttaacaaatatttaattgaatattGAAAATGGTGTGAATGATTCTATTCTTCCTATAAAAGTTTTGTAagtgaaaatttatcaaataacatctatttgtGGTTTCTTGAAGGataacaatatttttagaatattatttcaaaatgaaatgtttAGAGATGTTGAGGTATCACAAGGAACTTTCATAAATCAATTTCATTCGTCTaatctattttattaaaattttagcaCAAATCCCAATCCCATCGAAAAAACAGTTTATTTTGAAGTTTATATATCTCATTAATTTAGGTAAAACTCCTAACAATAGAAatcatttacatattttaattcaaaaaataaaaataaaaataaattgaccaTGGGCTTTACTATAATAAACTCCATCATTGATCCTTTCTCATGTTTAGTACAAAATTACGACAATTAATCATGAATTGAACAACTTATGTTTCATAGGAATGGggaagatgaaaatgaaaataatattcagactctatttgaaaatgttttcaaaaatggttcttcaaaaaataatttttaaaaacaagtttacattttttttgaaatgaatgtttattttctaaaacaatgtCCAGTTATGCTATAAAGAAAAAAGTCTCActaaatagttaaataaaaagAGATCTAAGTTTTAAGCATTGAATTTCgttaatttttttagagaaaatagtATTTACCTCTATTCAAACTTAATTTAGTGGCTTTACAACAAAGAACAATATATAACCATTTGTAAAACTTCAAACTAAGTTGGCATACAAGGGTTTATGCTCTCTACTCATATTCAAGTTTGGGCTGAAAATTTGGGTCTTTGGTGCAACCTTTGTTGGATTGGATGACTACTGTTTAGCTCATCTAATTTTGGATCTTTTGTGCCGTAGTTAATACATGACTTGCCCACAATTATATCCTTTGTGgcctttttctcattttgcaATTTCTCTCGAAGTAATCCATAATAAACAGTACTAAGGGTCATTAAGTCATTacaagttgatcatatattaaAGACAAGTTGATCATAAAATGTAGTAAAATTTTCTTTCGTTAGAAATTTCATGACATTAACAACgaaaatttaaaacttgaatGAAGAATTGCATACCTTGATTTATAATTCTAAACTTTGATTGTAAAGGATATAAAAATTGTAACAGTGAAATCTTAAAactctgtttggtttctgaaaaaatttgagggaaaatacaatagaaagaaagtaaagaggaaaagtaacaaaaagaaaaaagtgaaggaaaaaaaatacatatttaaagttaataaattatttttatatattatttcaaattcatttaacttattttaactcttcgatataaaaattaaataatttgaaaatttacgAGTTTCtaacaaatttcaattatatttgattttctttaatattttgtataagacgatcaaatataagaaaaccatCTTTCTtaccatttctttctttccttatacCTTCAGAGAACCATACATAGCCTAAATCTTGACTTTCCTCTAGTTCATAGAAAATTATCGATAGACAAAGGGGTCATGGCTTATAAACAACGTCGGAGCCAGCATTTTGCTTCAAGGGGAGCTTTAGCCCAATGGTTAAACTTTCACATGGTTTAAGGGGGGTATTGTTGGTCTCgtgttttttagttgttttaaggTACATCTAATTAATATCAttagaatatataaatatgaatgaatAGCAAGTCTATTAGATTTAacatacaaaaatttaattttatttccacaTCCACAAAAAAGCATGGTGAAATCTTATCAATTctgttcttttaaaaatatagcaCTCATTAAAcactattatttatatatatagaattccACATAAgataatataaggaaaatttAGTTAAAGTATTTTCATGAACTTGAGAAGGCATAGGGAAATTCATATGTAAAAACACATCAATCTTAGGACATGATCTACATCAAAACAACACCACCTGCAAAGAGATGCCTTTTGAGCAGCATATACAACTCCACCACTCCATTTAGAGTTCACAAAAAATAGTCACACACATGCAAACAACAAATAATACAACATTGGATCTTATCTTCCACACAGCAATCAGTACCAAGGCATATACAAATAGCTTTGTTGCATCAAACTTCAAACACTCATCCTGCAAAAATAACAATACATAGACATTGTTATGAACACCACATGGAAATTATGTTATGCACCGAGAAACATAAGATTTTTGGAATATAGAATCtgttattacaaaattttactttttcccaaagccaattataaaatatgagagaaaatatAGCATTTTTCCATGTTTAAACAAATGATTATATGGAAAACTAGTGATTGAATCACAGAATCAATGACAtaacaaatatataatatatatttcatataagttaaaattatttataagaaattaagattaaaaataataatatttcattatattatcaaaataaatgataaggataaataaaaatatattaatatgcaTGATATTTTAGtgtgaagatatatttaagatgaaaaaaaaattataatatttagcTTTATCCACATATCAAAAGTtgtatatcttattattttataattttaaaaaaatattatactattttcatagatattattacataataagtaattaagtataattattttgaggttctaaataataaaaatatgaaagacaCAGCAATTCTATATGTTGCATTTGGACAACAAGAATGAATATCCCGATCCCATATCCCAATGGTCCAGCTGCACTTTTGATAATCGGCAGGTCCCAACGGTCAGGTGTACTTCTTAAGAAAATCCCACATCGAAAGTTAATCAAGTTAATGGCTTCTATAAAATAGGTGCAACAAGTTACTGGCTTTCATGAATAAGTGCAATGATAGGAATGGGCTGGAAGTGGTACAGGCCCAATAGTGGTCAAATAAGGCTTGATCAGTTCTTCAAGGACTGGCTGGGCTGGGCCGTTTGATTAAACCGGTTCAGTTCGGACATTCTAGACAGTTAGCGGCCGACCCGGTTCAATATTTAAAACCTTCTATAGATGTACCAAATGAAATGACCAacttgagttttggagatttgcTGTTGGTAGTTAATAGTTATAGGAGAGTGAGTCGGTGGTACCTGTTTCCTCATGAGTTATAACTTCAGCGATTGACAAGCTGTGTTTAGGTGGCTGCCCTTGAGGTTGAACCTTCTACCACCAGTTTCTTCTTTCCCTTCACTTCCCCTGTTATGTAGAAGTGGCACCTTTCTATGAGTtggttattttaatatattataataataacaatcacatttaataatttaagtgtGAATTTTCAATCACATACAGCATTTAAAAACAAAGCATCAAAGCTTAATACCTGGGTCCTGGATTGGGTCAGCCAAGTATTGAGGGGAAAAATAGTTGGTGAAAATCTCCTCCACAGATTCATCCTCCCATTTCAACCTTCCCCACCAGGTTAGATCtccttcaattttatttaagcTCTTGGCGGCACTAATTGAATCGATTGGGAGCCTTCTTAGCCTCGGGCAATTGATCACAGAGATTATTTCCAATGAAGGGAAGAGTAGTGCCCCACGATAGATGCTCTCTAGCATTGGCATACCACCTAATACTAGAGATGTGAGCCTTGCGAATATGCTGGCGTGCTGTGTACTTGAAGTTACATACTCATTACTTATCACTTCTTTCATGGATTCACAGAATTGAACATTAAGCGACTGAAGGTGGGCAGCATAAATAAGCCATGTCAAGTTCAACAGTTTTGGACAGCTCCAAATCTTTACATCACAAAGCCTGCGGAAGTGCTGGTTGTTTCTCACTATCAACTCAGGATTGGGGATCCCATCAGATTGTTCAAATCCTTTACTTCCCTCTTTTTCcacattaattttcatttcttccaaTTGAAGACAATTGAATATCACAAGAATCTCCAAGTAGTTCAGAAATATTGATGATAGCTCAAGCAATGATAAATCTCTGCAGTCATGTAGACTTaatcttcttatgcacctttgTAACTTGTAGGAGCTCAGTAATTTATTGAGAGCTACAACACTACGAAAGGAGAGAGATAAATCATCCACAGGTCCTATGGAATCCAATTCTTCCAATAAGGTGGCGCGATAAGAGGATAAAGCATTTCCATCATACATACTAAACAATTGTAATGATGAAAGACTAGATATCAATTGTGGAGGAATTATAAGTGGAGGCATACCATCAAGTAACAAGCACCTCAGTTTTGTCAACTTGGTCATCCCAATCGCCAACTCTTTTACACGAGTCATTGAAAGATTAATGTATTCCAATTCCACTAATCTCTCAATCCCATCAGGTAACTCCGTTATACAATGAGTAGCTGACAAATCTAGAACTCTTATAAGAGGCATGAATTGGAAGAATCCTCTTGGAAATGTCTTCAATTGAATACATTCCCTCACAAAGAGAGTCTGGAGATTAGAGCAATGTGGTGTTTTTGGGAGTTTCTCAATATTCCTACCCCACAATGATATCCTTTCTGCATCCTTCCATTTGGTAACTCTCTCAGCGTCAACAAGCCCGAGAGATTCACATACCCAAATCTTGTTCATCTTGTTTCCACATTCTTGACTTATCCATTGAGCCATGTCGTGTATCACATCGTGCATCTTGATACATTCTTTAAATCCATCACCCTCCTCTAACAAGCATGCATTCTTTAGGTCTTCAATGATTTTGTATCCTCGTCTGCGTGCTTCATATATGTCCTCACCATCAAAAAACCCTTCCCCAATCCAATGTTCTATAAGCTCATCATTTCTAATTTCATATTCCTTCGGAAAAAAAGAACAGTATATGAAACAAGATTTGGTGATATCATCTCTTAAGCTATCATAACTTAATTTCAAAACATGATACAACTCAACCTCCATACCTGAAATTTCCACAGGGAAATTCTCCAGTTCTTGGATTGCTTGATCCCATTCATGGGGAGAATTCTTATTAGCCATTGCTCTTCCTACAGTAATAAGGGCAAGCGGCAAGCCTTTGCACCGCTCTGCCATCTTTTCAGAAAACCGTGATATATCAGGGTGAGAATTTAGAGTGTTCTCTCCGACTTTCTCCAGGAACAAAGCCAAGGCTTCTTCCTGTGCCAAATACTCTACCCTAAACATCCTTTGAACTTCCATTTCATTGCATATTTCCTGAATTCGAGTTGTGATTATTACTTTGGATCGGTTTCGAATTTCTGGAAGAGGAACTCCTATTTTTGAGAGATCAAGTCGTTGCCATACATCATCTAAAAGTAGCACAAACCTTCTTGTTTTCATGATGTTGAATATTTCTGTCGCCCTTTCATCCTCTGTTCTACCCTGCCACAGGCTATCTGggatttgtaatttatttcgAATCACCTCTTCAGCAGCTTTCACACTTGCTTGCTTGGAGACGGTAACCCAAATCACTGTATTAAATTGGTGACTTGTTTTGAGGAACTCGTTGTTGATTTTCCTCATTAGTGTTGTTTTTCCAACCCCGCCTGTTCCATATAATGCAATAATTCCTACTTGATATCCAGTGAGGCAGCTGCAAACTGTCTCATACAACCAATCTAAGCCCACGGTATGCCCAAGAGGCATTTCATCTACAACAGCATCAGGCAACCTGTCTTCCCCTGCATAGAAATGTTCTATAAGATTATCATTCATAATTACATATTTCTTGGGAAATATAAAGCAATATATGAAACAAAGTTTGGTGATTCATCGAGTAAGCTATCATAACTGAGCTTCAAAACATGAAACAATTGATCCTCCATACCtgaaatttcttcttttatgaGGTCCTCCAGCTCTTGTGTTAACTGTTCCCATTCCCTGACAATCTTGCAGCCAGCCAATGTTCGTCCAGCCATTATGATGGCGGATGGCAAACCTTGGCATCTATCCAAAGTGCTGTGGGCAAGCTGTTGTATCCCGGGACTAAAATTTAGAGTGTCCTCTCCGACGAGCTCGCTGAACAAAGTCCAGGCTTCAACCCATTCCAAAGGCTCTACTTCAAATATCCTTTGAGCTGCCATCTTGCAGCATATTCTCATTGATCGAGTTGCGATTATTACTTTGGACTTGTTTCGAGCATCAGGAAGAGGAAATCCTATATCTGAGAGATCAAGTGGTTTCTGTACATTGTCTAACAACAGCAAAaacctttttgttttcatgattttgaagaTTTCTATAGCATTTTCATCCTGACTTCTATTTCGCCACATGCTATCAATGATCTGTAATTTGTTTCCAATCACCCCTTGAGCAGCTCTCACGCTTGGTTGCTCAGACACTGAAACCCAAATCACCGCATCAAAGTCGTGTCTTGTTTCGAGGAGACCattgttgattttcttcatCAGTGTTGTTTTTCCAACACTGCGTATTCCATATAATCCAAGAATTCCTACTTCATCTTCAGCGAGGCAGCTGCACACCTTTTCATACAAGGAATCTAAGCCCACAGTACGCCCAAGGGGCATTTCATCTACAACAGGATGAGGCAACCTGTCTTCCCCTGAATAGAAATGTTCTATCAGCTCATCATTCCTAATTACATATTCCTTGAGAAATATAAAgcaatatatgaaataaagtTTGGTGATATCATCGAGTAAGCTATCATAACTTAGCTTCAAAACATGAAACAATTGATCCTCCATACCTGAAATTACTTCTTTTATGAGGTTCTCCAGCACTAGTGTTAACTGTTCCCATTCCCTGACAATCTTGCAGCCACCCAATTTTCGTCCAGCCATTATGATGGCAGATGGCAAACCTTGGCATCTCTCCAAAGTGCTGTGGGCAAGCTGTTGTATCCTGGGACTAGAATTTAGAGTGTCCTCTCCGACGAGTTTGGTGAACAAAGTCCAGGCTTCAACCCATGCCAAAGGCTTTACTGCCAACCACCTTTTAGCGTTCATCTCACTGCATGTTCTCATTGATCGAGTAGCGATTATTACTTTGGACTTGTTTTGAGCATCAGGAAGAGGAAATCCTATATCTGAGAGATCAAGTGGTACCTGTACATCGTCTAAAAACAGCAAAaacctttttgttttcatgattttgaagaTTTCTATAGCCTTTTCATCCTGACTTCTATTTTGCCACATGCTATCAATGATCTGTAATTTGTTTCCAATCACCTCTTGAGCAGCTCTCACGCTTGCTTGCTTGGACACTGAAACCCAAATCACCATATGAAAGTCGTGTCTTGTTTCGAGGAGACCattgttgattttcttcattAGTGTTGTTTTTCCAATTCCGCGTTTTCCATATAATCCAACAATTCCTACTTCATCTTGAGCGAAAAAGCTGCACACCATCTCATACGCAAGGAATCTAAGCCCACGGTACGCACAAGAGGTAATTCATCCACAACATCACGAGGCAACCTGTATGCCACAGCTTCAAAATATCCTCTGCTTGTTAGTTCCCTTACCCGCATGATTTTTCGACTCACTCTCTTTCCGAGGTTGTAGCTCGACCGAATATTACAATATCTTCCAAGGCATTCCTTCTCTAGTGCTCCATCCCCTTCTTGGAGAATTGCAGCAACTTCAATTTTCTCCTTACCAACGCCATGAAGCCAGCCTTCCACTTCCTTTCTGGGTGTCATCTGTTGTTGCTTTCCAACTTCCACTCTTGTCTTTACATCTTCACTTCGAAGGTTCAGTAGCGCCATTTCCTCTCTCAAGCATTCAAGATTTTCTCGGAGACCACGGATATGGGAGGCACGCTTGACGGTGCAACCGAACAGATCAGTGGCAATAGTATAGATTGGGCTCACACAATCCATGCTCTCGGGAAACCTGAAAAATAAACACCTGAAATTCAAGAAATTAGAAGGACAATGGCTAGGAAAGAGGCTGCCAGGGGGCAATACAGAAGGAGATGAATAGTGTTTCGTTCTACAACTGGAAAAGCGCAACGACAAGACTGGGCGAGACTTACTATAGCCTTTGAATGTTAAAGAGAGAGGACCTAAATGGTATCAAgctttgtttttgaaaaaaatatttacagcTAATTTGGCCTTTCCATTGAAAATTCAATAATGGCGATTATGGTTGCAacttacaatatatatatatatatcaaaatttaaatagtaaataagacaaatttcaagttagtaaaaaaaaaaagtaaaaataaatttatgtatctttctaaaatataaaaattatatgatataatataattttatttttaaaataaataaataaataaatattattatatagaataatatgcattatgaatattataaaaatgttacaTCGGATTTGAATTAAACTGAAGTTCCTTGAACCTTAGCTCGAACTTAACCTAAATTGAGTTcgagttgaaaaaaatatgacttaAAATCAACCTgagtataaaaaatgattgttcAATCTCATCTAAATGTCAAGTTGAATTCGGGTTAGATTAGGTCAATCTCTTCAAGTTGCACaactaaataaaatcattatttagtTAATAGTTTATTCCTTTTCCTCTTCCCCTCTATAAAATAGTTTATATTTAGAATTCAATGTggattactttttttaaaaagtagggCAACAAAGGGTTGATTTAATATTGGGTCAAGTGAGGTTGCCTCTTTCaagttattaaaaaactaaagaaatattattatagtttatcATCATCGCATAATTTGacatttccaatattttaacaaatatttaattgaaaattgtgtGAATGATTCTATTCTCCCAATGAAAGTTTCATTAGCGAAGATTCATCAAATAACTTCTATTTGTTGCTTCTTAAAGGATAACAATATTTTGAGAAcattatttcaaaatgaaatgtttAGAGATGTTGAGGTATCACAAGGAACTTTcacaattaaatgaaaagagATCTTAGTTCTAGCCATTGAACTCCGTTAATTTTTTAGAGAGAATAATTTACCTCTATTCAAACTTAATTTAGTAGCTTTACTACAAAGAACAATATATAACCATTTGTTAACTGCAAACTAGGTTGGCATACAAGGGTTTATGCTCTCTGTTCAAATTCAAGTTTGGGCTAGAAATTTGGGTCTTTGGTGACGACTACTGCTTAGCTCATCTATTTTTGGATCTTTTGTCTCATAGTTAATACAACttgcccacaattgtttcctttgtggcctttttctcattttgcaATTTCTCTTGAAGCAATCCACAATAAACAGTACTAGGGGTCATTAAATTGTTacaagttgatcatatattaaAGATGACcccatcaataataaaatatcttttacaaCAAATTATCTTCTATTAAATATAGTAAATTTTGCTTTTGTTAGAAATTTCATGACATTAACAACAagaatttaaaacttaaatgaAGAATTGCATACTTGATCTATAATGCTAAACTTTGATTGTaaaggatataaaaattatattagtgAAACGttaaaactatgtttggtttctaaaaaaaaaaattgagggaaaatacaagagaaaaaaaataaagagaaaaaa is a window from the Vitis riparia cultivar Riparia Gloire de Montpellier isolate 1030 chromosome 9, EGFV_Vit.rip_1.0, whole genome shotgun sequence genome containing:
- the LOC117922494 gene encoding probable disease resistance protein At1g52660 yields the protein MVCSFFAQDEVGIVGLYGKRGIGKTTLMKKINNGLLETRHDFHMVIWVSVSKQASVRAAQEVIGNKLQIIDSMWQNRSQDEKAIEIFKIMKTKRFLLFLDDVQVPLDLSDIGFPLPDAQNKSKVIIATRSMRTCSEMNAKRWLAVKPLAWVEAWTLFTKLVGEDTLNSSPRIQQLAHSTLERCQGLPSAIIMAGRKLGGCKIVREWEQLTLVLENLIKEVISGMMS